Genomic DNA from Crateriforma spongiae:
TTTGAATTCTCCGGACGGGTCGGGGAGGTTGGGCTTGGCGGGGTGTTCTCCGCGAATGCGATGGCCTGTTCTCCCAGAAACGTCCTCTTGGTTTGCGTTGTTCTCCCGGAAAGCAACCATTCTGGGAGAACACGTTCTCTGAGAATTGCCGCCACGAGCGGCACGTCTCGTCTTGCGCGGCTGGGCCTAAAGCCTTGGGACACTTGCCGGGTCTAGCCTTCGGGCCTTTGGGTGACACCGCCATCTTTTTGGGTGCCCCTTTTTGCCCGAAAGGTTGGTCCCGCAGTACGTCGGCTCAAGCGATTGCCCCGATGCCCCGCAAGAATGGAACCGTCGCCTGTGACGAGAGCGGACGGCTCCGGCGTCGACCTGCAACGATGTTGGTTTGATTTTAACGCTGGCGAGGGGCCGCGTGGGAAATTTGGGCATGATTTTCATGGCGACACTGCGTCACAGCGGCGGGTCGGGTCTAAGTCGCACCGTGGTTTCGGCCGCGCAGACGGTGCAATTGAGCCGATGTACGGCCGAGCCAACGCCGCTGATTTGTTTGCCTTATGAATTGAATCGATCTAACGGCGAGGGAACGCCGGGTGTCCGATCCGTTCGAAGCTTTCATTGCGACCGAGGAGAGGTGGACACAATGATCTCAAGGCATTGGCGGAGCAGACCAAGCGTTGGCATGTTGACAATTCTGCAGCGGAGCTTGCCGGGACGACGCAATAGGGGCAGATCGAACCGGCGCCGCGAATGGATGAACATTTTTTCCCTAGTAAACTCTTGACAACCTGTTTTGATTTGCGAGACTCGGCGGGGTCACGCAAGATTGCTTGACCCCCAAGGGTGCATGGACGTCCCGCTGAGAATTTCTTGGGCCACCGCGTTGGCCTTTTCCAGCGATTCGAAGGACTGATTGACGTGAACACACCGGCTATGGGTGGCGGGGCTGATTCAGAAGACCCGCGTGAAGCACGCGAGCGATGGGCCAACATCTGGTTCGGCGGCATGGTTCGCTATCACAACGTGAAAGACCCGGACCGCTGGGTTTTTGCGGTCGACGACGTTGTCGCTTTTTTGCGAGCGAAGTTGCAGGCGGGGATGCCGGCATGGAAGCGATTGTTGATCGTGGACGGATTGATCGAGTACGAGCGATTGCACCCGAGATCATCTCTGGGGGGCTTGGAGCCGATTCGATCGAAGTTGCAGGAGTTGGCACATCGCGAGGGTACGGGTGAAGACCCGTTGACGATTGACGAGATTGTCGGGCCGATCAGTCCGCGAGACCCGGATGCCGTTCAAGCGCTTCGTCGTCAGTGTCGCTTGGAGGGCAAGGCGATGAAAACGGAGAAGGCGTACGTCGGGAAGCTGCGTGGATTCATGGCGGCGCGGGGTCTGGAACGCTTGGCGGATTTTGCCGAGGTGGGCGAGCGTGATATCGAACATTACTTGACGGACTTGGTGGTCGAAGGCGATGTGGCTCCGTCGACACAGAACCAAGCCTTCTATGCGTTGAGATTCTTCTTTGAACACGTTTTGAAACGTGACATGGGGCCGATCAACGCGACGCGTTCGACCAAACACCCGAACATCCCATCGGTGATGAGCGAGGAGGAGGTTTGCGAGGTGCTGAGTCGTTTGACGGGCGTGCACCGCTTGATCGCACAGTTGTTGTACGGAAGCGGGATGCGGATCAGCGAAGCTTTGCGTTTAAGGATGAAGGATGTCGATTTTGACTTGATGCAGATCCAGGTCCATCACAGCAAGGGCAATAAGAGCCGTTTTGTTCCGTTGCCGCAGAGTGTGGCTGACGAGCTGAAACGGCAGATGCAATGGCGAGAGCATTTGCATGAACAGGACGTGATCATGGGTCAGGCGTCGGTTTGGTTGCCGTATGCGTTGGACAAGAAATACCCTGAGGCACACCGTGAACTGAAATGGCAATTCGTGTTTGCGTCACAGAGGCTGTCGAAGGATCCGCGTAGCCATCGCTTTCATCGGCATCACATCCATGCGGACACGTTCGCGAAACAGCTGAGACGAGCGGTGCGGGGTGCGGAGATTCATAAGCATGTCACGTCGCACACGTTTCGCCACAGCTTTGCGACTCACTTGTTGAAGGGAGGCACGGACATCCGGACGATTCAAGAGTTGCTTGGGCATGCGGACCTGAAGACGACGATGATCTATACGCACGTCTTGAACCGAGACGACGTGAAAGTGGTCAGCCCGCTGGACCGGATGTCGAGATCAGAATCGGCGGAGACCAATCCGTCGAAGGGGCAGGGCAAGCCAGAGGAATCGACGGCACCAAGGCACCAGAACGGCTTTGCTGAATCAGAGTTGGCGAACATCGGGGAGCTCGGAGTCGCCGGTTCGCCCGCGAGCGGGGAGGGTGATCCGGTGGAAGGTGGGCCGGTGGCAGGTGGGCCGGTGGCAGGCGCGCCGGTAACGGGTGGACAGGTAACGGTGGAAAGGGATGACGGTGGTCGAGAGTGTGCGGTTGCCGGGGCTGGTGCGGCAGCGAACGGGATGGCTGGCCGGTCGAGCGTTTCGGTTGCTCTGGGTCGTGCGGGGGCTCGTGTCAAGAAGCGGAGGCGGTCGAGTTGGTCGCGCCGGAGGTTGCGGTCTGGATTGATACGCTTTGGCCGGGTGTTTGCGAAGCTGAAGTCGTGATGGATTGGCGGGCTGGGATTCGAGAGCTGGACCGGCCCCGTGATGTGCCCTCTCCGGGCCTGAGAGCCCGACTCTCCCAGAGGGAGAGTGATGGGTGGTCTTGTAAGGCGACCGTCCGATGAGGACCTGGGAGCCGGACTCTGCCAGAGGGAGAGTGGTGGGTGGGCGTGAACGGATGAGCCAAATGAGAAGCGGCCTGGATTGTGTCCGCAGCGAATGCCCTCTCCGGGCCTGAGAGCCCGACTCTCCCAGAGGGAGAGTGATGGGTGGTCGCGAACGGATGAGCCAAATGAGAAGCGGCCTGGATTGGGTCCGCAGCGAATGCCCTCTCCGGGCCTGAGAGCCCGACTCTCCCAGAGGGAGAGTGCTGGGTGGTCGTGAACGGATGAGCCAAATAAGAAGCGGCCTGGATTGTGTCCGCAGCGACTTGCCCTCTCCGAGCCTGAGAGCCCGACTCTCACAGAATGAGAGTGATGGGTGGCTTGAACGGATGAGCCAAATGAGAAGCGGCCTGGATTGTGTCCGCAGCGACTTGCCCTCTCCGGGCCTGAGAGCCCGACTCTCCCGGAGGGAGAGTAATGGGTGGCGTGAACGGATGAGCCAGATGAGAAGCGGCCTGGATTGTGTCCGCAGCGACTTGCCCTCTCCGGGCCTGAGAGCCCGACTCTCCCAGAGGGAGAGTGATGGGTGGGCGTGAACGGATCAGCCAGATGAGAAGCGGCCTGGATTGTGTCCGCAGCGAATGCCCTCTCCGGGCCTGAGAGCCCGACTCTCCCGGAGGGAGAGTGATGGGTGGGCTTGTATGAGGGCCTCTGCCAAAGGAACAGTGATGGCAGCGAAATTGCCAGAGTGGCGAGAAAGAAAGCGACGCGGACGGGACTCGAACCCGCAACCTCCGGATCGACAGTCCGGGGCTCTAACCAATTGAGCTACCGCGCCGGAAGCGTCCGAGAGGTCGTCTCGTGGCGGCTTCGGCAACGCTGGCAAGCTGGCGAAAACGCCTGACTCACCCGCGTGAAGTGCCAAAGTATATCGGCGAAAGAATCCGTGACAATAGCCGTTACGCGATACTTCGGCCGAGATCTTTGGGTCTGCGTCGATGGTGATTCCGGGTGTGACGATTGGAAAGGCTTTCGGGGCATTTGGCCGCCATTTTTCGGGCCCCGTGAGCGGGATTTGGGCGTCGTCGCTGGATCACGCGACCTAGGTTTTCGAAACGCAGCGTTGGGCGATCTGGTTTGATCCGGTCGCGGGTCTTTCCAGGGCCTTTTGCGGGCCTGTCGGGGGTCGGAACGGCATGACCGTGCTGCCGGAGCGGAGGTGGCCTCCCGAAATCGTTGCTCCGTCGTTCTTTTTCGCAATCACCGCTTTTGGATGAACCCATGTCGCTGACCTATCTACTGGCCGGATTCTCGGTGACCCGCTGGCTGTGGTCGGCGTGGGGTGAACTGTGCAGTTACACGCTGCACATGTCCACAACACAGTGGGGAATCTTGGCGGCGTCGACCATCGCGTTCGGATTCATGTGCCTGCGTGGCTATGACATCAAGGCATAGTCCTGGCCGACGCGATTTCTGATGGGCCGATCGGGCTGAGTGGACGGGTTGCCTTTGTCGCCAACATGCACGGGCGTGGGGTGCCGTGATCGGTGACTGATGAGGGTGGCTGAGACGTTCGACCGCACCGTGCGGGTCCGACAAACTGGGTGCTTCTGCGCAAGGAAGGCGTGCGGATTCGGTATACTTGGGTCAGGCCGTCCCACCGTTTCGCATACGTCAGTTCAAGGAGTCGTAAAGTGCCACTTTTCGAAATCGAAACCGAAGCACATATCATCATCACTTGGGCGGAGACCGAGGATGATGCTCGTGAAGTTGTCTCCGAGGCTTACCCGACCGACGAGGTCGTTCGTCTGACCCGTCGCCCCCGAGATTCATGGGTCATCAGTAAGGGTGCCCTGGGTCTGACCGACACAAAATTGGACCCCTGTGTGATCGCTCGCGATTGTCTGAGCAAATCAGCGGGTGACAAAGTCAACGCGATCCGTTTGTATCGAATGGAAACGGGCAGCGATCTGGAACATGCCCGTCGGGCGATCGAATCGAATATGGTGATGGGCTGGTAAGGCCGGCGATTGCCCGGTCCCCAATGGAACGATACGTTCCGGCCGACGGCAAAATCACCTTTCGAATCCGACACGTTCGAGATCACGATGCGACCAAGATACCGAACCGGGTTGATCGCGATCTGTTTATTGCTGATTCCAGGGTGTAACGGATGCCGTGACGAATCGTCGTCGGCCAACAAAGATCAATCGCTGCCACAAACCGAGTACACCGACAGTGAACCGGTGGGTTTTCCGTCGGACCGGACGCGGGCGGGCTTTGCCATCAAGCCAGGTCATTGGTTGGCGGCTTCGCAGACGATCAAGTCCAACTTGGGTGATCGTCGTGGCCGACTGCAAAGCGAAATTCGTTTCCCGGTCCTCGATCGCGATGGAACGGTGACCGGGCAAAGGCGGACTTGGCCTATTCAGGCGGACCGACCGGTGGTATTGCCGAAGGGCCAATCGCGGCAATTCGAATTTCGATTCTTGGCGCCTGCGATCGCGGGCACGATGGGTTCGCAGGTCGAGATCTTTTCACGTCTGCAGGTCCGCGGGCAGGTCCAACCGGAAACGTTGCGTGGCGGCAGTTTTTCGGTGATGGCGCCGCAGGAATACTTCTTTGTCGTACTGACCGAACGTCCGGAACGTTTTGTTCGGCTGAAAGTTGCCGACTGGGTGCGCCCCTACGCTCGTTTCAGCCAAGCGGCGCCGTCGAATCATTATCGCGTGGTGTTGCCGCTGACCGACGGAATGGTCGAAATCCCTGAGACGATGCTGGATTGGTCGTCGGTGTCCGTCCTGTTCTGGGATGACCTGCCGTCGGAGACGTTGACGCCGTCGCAGTGGCAGGCCATCGACGACTGGATTCACTTCGGCGGTCGCTTGATCGTGAACGGCAGTGATGCGGCGGAATCGCTTCAGCGGTCGGTCTTGGGCAAAGACCTTCCGTTGCGGGTCATCGGCAACCTGGAATTGGACGTCGACGCGGCGGAAACCATGCTGAACCGGTTTTCCGTTGACTCGGATCGATCCGTCGAGAAACAGATCACGCTGGTACGCGATGGGACCGCGCGAGTGATGAGCGAGGCCCAAGTGCGGGAGGAAACCCGTTGGGTGGACGGTTCGGGTGAACTGATCGCGCGACGGCCGATGGGCCGTGGCGTGGTGGTTCAGTCCAGGTTTGATTTGCTAAGCGAGTGGGCCACCAATTGGGATTCGTTCGACAGCTTTGTCAATTCAGTCGTTTTGGATCGACCGCGGCGACGCTTGATTCAAGAGTCGGGGGATGCCGAGAGCGAACTGGACCAGATGTACCCCGATTTGCCGGTCGATCAAGACATGGCTTTGATCAACACGGGTTTACGTCTGGCATCACGCGACGCGGCGATTGCCCCCCAAAACGTCGAACAAGACACTGCACCGGAGACCACCGAGCGTCCGATTCCGGTGGAGGACCAGGGTGGATCCTTTCAAAGTCGCGGGGTTGAGGGCGTCGCCGGATGGAATTCCATGAGCGGCGTGGTTGCGCAGATCCGCCGAGTGCTGCAGAACGAATCTGGTGTGGAGATTCCATCGATCGGGTTGGTGGGCCGAACACTGGCGATCTATTTCGTTTGCTTGGTACCGGTCAATTTCTTGATCTTTCGATTGATGGGACGCACCGAATACGCATGGTTTGCCATCCCGATACTGGCGATCGCG
This window encodes:
- a CDS encoding integron integrase, translated to MNTPAMGGGADSEDPREARERWANIWFGGMVRYHNVKDPDRWVFAVDDVVAFLRAKLQAGMPAWKRLLIVDGLIEYERLHPRSSLGGLEPIRSKLQELAHREGTGEDPLTIDEIVGPISPRDPDAVQALRRQCRLEGKAMKTEKAYVGKLRGFMAARGLERLADFAEVGERDIEHYLTDLVVEGDVAPSTQNQAFYALRFFFEHVLKRDMGPINATRSTKHPNIPSVMSEEEVCEVLSRLTGVHRLIAQLLYGSGMRISEALRLRMKDVDFDLMQIQVHHSKGNKSRFVPLPQSVADELKRQMQWREHLHEQDVIMGQASVWLPYALDKKYPEAHRELKWQFVFASQRLSKDPRSHRFHRHHIHADTFAKQLRRAVRGAEIHKHVTSHTFRHSFATHLLKGGTDIRTIQELLGHADLKTTMIYTHVLNRDDVKVVSPLDRMSRSESAETNPSKGQGKPEESTAPRHQNGFAESELANIGELGVAGSPASGEGDPVEGGPVAGGPVAGAPVTGGQVTVERDDGGRECAVAGAGAAANGMAGRSSVSVALGRAGARVKKRRRSSWSRRRLRSGLIRFGRVFAKLKS
- a CDS encoding DUF6793 family protein, producing the protein MPLFEIETEAHIIITWAETEDDAREVVSEAYPTDEVVRLTRRPRDSWVISKGALGLTDTKLDPCVIARDCLSKSAGDKVNAIRLYRMETGSDLEHARRAIESNMVMGW